The proteins below come from a single Plantactinospora sp. KBS50 genomic window:
- a CDS encoding helical backbone metal receptor, with protein MHDDLGTPLSLPAPPRRVVSLVPSLTEAIAVTAPELLAGATDYCTHPAGLDVPRVGGTKYPDLERILAADPDLVVANAEENRREDVEALRAAGVPVWVTFPRTLDAALVSLDRLLAALGRTTGPPWLAAARAAWAAPPVPAGRRRAVVPVWRRPWVVLGSGTFAGDLLARLGVRNCYADAAQRYPRPALSELLDQRPELVVLPDEPYPFSDRDGPEAFAGIPAALLSGRHLTWYGPSLAEAPALLAAQLAAANPR; from the coding sequence GTGCACGACGATCTGGGCACGCCGCTGTCGCTGCCGGCGCCGCCGCGGCGGGTGGTCTCCCTCGTCCCGTCGCTGACCGAGGCGATCGCCGTCACCGCGCCGGAACTGCTGGCCGGCGCGACGGACTACTGCACCCATCCGGCCGGCCTCGACGTACCCCGGGTGGGTGGCACCAAGTACCCGGACCTGGAGCGCATCCTGGCGGCCGACCCGGACCTGGTGGTGGCCAACGCCGAGGAGAACCGCCGGGAGGACGTCGAGGCGCTGCGGGCGGCCGGCGTACCGGTGTGGGTGACCTTTCCCCGCACCCTGGACGCGGCGCTGGTCTCGCTCGACCGGCTGCTGGCCGCACTGGGCCGGACCACCGGACCGCCCTGGCTGGCCGCGGCCCGCGCCGCCTGGGCGGCCCCGCCGGTACCGGCCGGCCGGCGCCGGGCGGTCGTGCCGGTCTGGCGCCGGCCGTGGGTGGTGCTCGGTTCCGGTACGTTCGCGGGCGACCTGCTGGCCCGGCTCGGCGTGCGGAACTGCTACGCCGACGCGGCGCAGCGGTATCCGCGGCCGGCCCTGAGCGAGCTGCTCGACCAGCGGCCGGAGCTGGTGGTGCTGCCGGACGAGCCGTACCCGTTCAGCGACCGGGACGGACCCGAGGCGTTCGCGGGCATCCCCGCCGCGCTGCTGTCCGGCCGGCACCTGACCTGGTACGGCCCGTCGCTGGCGGAGGCGCCGGCGCTGCTGGCCGCCCAACTCGCCGCCGCGAACCCGCGTTGA
- a CDS encoding NAD+ synthase has product MPTLRLALAQVNPTVGDLAGNADIVRRSARDAADAGAHLVAFPELMLTGYPVEDLVFRSSFVRASQHALRELAAGLATDGLGELPVLVGYLDADGPPATRADAIPDHGARNAMALLHGGQIRATYFKHHLPNYGVFDEDRYFVPGQTLTVVRVGGVDVALTICEDMWQAGGPFAVARRADVGLVVTINGSPYELNKDDVRLPLVRRRAAEAGATIAYVNMVGAQDELVYDGDSMIVAADGTLLARAPQFVEHLLVHDVQLPAAGTGDTPPGSPPGSPAGGPAEMDVRRITLSDAVPAPAGPSASGEISEPVPDEAEVWNALVLGLRDYVDKNRFPSVILALSGGIDSALVATLAVDALGPDRVVAVSMPSRHSSEHSKTDAADLAKRTGLDFRTEPIQPMVDTFLANVSLSGLAVENLQARVRGVLLMALSNQEGHLVLTTGNKSELAVGYSTLYGDSVGGFNPIKDVWKTLVWKLARWRNEEAVRRGETPPIPENSIVKPPSAELSPGQLDTDTLPDYSMLDGILTGYVDGDAGRDDLIAAGHDADLVDRVLRMVDIAEYKRRQSAPGTKISIKAFGRDRRLPITNRWREHGV; this is encoded by the coding sequence ATGCCCACGCTGCGACTCGCCCTAGCCCAGGTCAACCCGACGGTCGGCGACCTCGCCGGAAATGCCGACATCGTCCGCCGGTCGGCCCGGGACGCCGCGGACGCCGGCGCCCACCTGGTCGCGTTCCCGGAGCTGATGCTCACCGGATACCCGGTGGAGGACCTGGTGTTCCGGTCCTCCTTCGTGCGGGCCTCCCAGCACGCCCTGCGGGAACTGGCCGCCGGCCTGGCCACCGACGGCCTCGGCGAGCTGCCCGTGCTGGTGGGCTACCTGGACGCCGACGGGCCGCCGGCGACCCGCGCGGACGCGATCCCGGACCACGGCGCGCGCAACGCCATGGCGCTGCTGCACGGCGGGCAGATCCGGGCCACGTACTTCAAGCACCACCTGCCCAACTACGGCGTCTTCGACGAGGACCGGTACTTCGTACCCGGGCAGACCCTCACGGTGGTCCGGGTCGGCGGCGTGGACGTGGCCCTGACCATCTGCGAGGACATGTGGCAGGCCGGCGGGCCGTTCGCGGTCGCCCGCCGCGCGGACGTCGGGCTGGTCGTCACGATCAACGGCTCGCCGTACGAACTCAACAAGGACGACGTGCGGCTGCCGCTGGTGCGGCGCCGGGCCGCCGAGGCCGGCGCCACCATCGCGTACGTCAACATGGTGGGCGCCCAGGACGAGCTGGTCTACGACGGCGACTCGATGATCGTGGCGGCCGACGGGACGCTGCTGGCCCGCGCCCCGCAGTTCGTCGAACACCTGCTGGTGCACGACGTGCAGCTCCCCGCGGCCGGCACCGGGGACACGCCGCCGGGCAGCCCGCCGGGCAGCCCGGCCGGCGGGCCGGCGGAGATGGACGTACGCCGGATCACGCTCAGCGACGCGGTGCCGGCGCCGGCCGGACCGAGCGCCAGCGGCGAGATCTCCGAGCCGGTGCCCGACGAGGCCGAGGTGTGGAACGCCCTGGTGCTGGGGCTGCGGGACTACGTCGACAAGAACCGGTTCCCGTCGGTGATCCTGGCCCTCTCCGGCGGGATCGACTCGGCGCTGGTGGCGACGCTGGCCGTGGACGCGCTCGGGCCGGACCGGGTGGTCGCCGTGTCGATGCCCAGCCGGCACTCCTCGGAACACTCGAAGACCGACGCGGCCGACCTGGCCAAGCGGACCGGGCTGGACTTCCGCACCGAGCCCATCCAGCCGATGGTGGACACGTTCCTGGCCAACGTGTCGCTGTCCGGCCTGGCCGTGGAGAACCTCCAGGCCCGGGTGCGCGGGGTGCTGCTGATGGCGCTGTCCAACCAGGAAGGGCACCTGGTGCTCACCACCGGCAACAAGAGCGAGCTGGCGGTGGGCTACTCCACCCTGTACGGCGACTCGGTGGGCGGGTTCAACCCGATCAAGGACGTCTGGAAGACGCTGGTGTGGAAGCTGGCCCGGTGGCGCAACGAGGAGGCCGTGCGGCGCGGCGAGACGCCGCCGATCCCGGAGAACTCGATCGTCAAGCCGCCGAGCGCCGAGCTGAGCCCGGGGCAGTTGGACACCGACACCCTGCCCGACTACTCGATGCTGGACGGCATCCTGACCGGCTACGTCGACGGGGACGCCGGCCGGGACGACCTCATCGCCGCCGGCCACGACGCCGACCTGGTCGACCGGGTGCTGCGGATGGTGGACATCGCCGAGTACAAGCGCCGGCAGTCGGCCCCGGGCACCAAGATCTCGATCAAGGCGTTCGGCCGGGACCGGCGGCTGCCCATCACCAACCGGTGGCGGGAACACGGGGTCTGA
- the panB gene encoding 3-methyl-2-oxobutanoate hydroxymethyltransferase produces the protein MVESTPAEVTALYGGPATRRVRTRDLLAAKERGERWPMLTAYDQYTAAIFDQAGIPVLLVGDSAANNVFGYETTVPVTAEELLPLVRAVVRSTRHTLVVGDLPFGSYEEGPTQALRTAVRFMKEGGCHAVKLEGGRRCAAQIAAISGAGIPVMAHVGFTPQREHAIGGYRVQGRGDAAEEVIADARAVAEAGAFAVVLEMVPGEVAKRITAQLPIPTVGIGAGPDTDAQVLVWQDMAGLRSGRMPRFVKRYADLAGALTEATRQFASEVRDGQFPAAEHTF, from the coding sequence ATGGTGGAGTCCACCCCCGCCGAGGTGACCGCGCTGTACGGCGGCCCGGCCACCCGGCGGGTGCGAACCCGCGACCTGCTCGCCGCCAAGGAGCGCGGCGAACGGTGGCCGATGCTCACCGCGTACGACCAGTACACGGCCGCGATCTTCGACCAGGCCGGCATCCCGGTGCTGCTGGTCGGCGACTCGGCGGCGAACAACGTCTTCGGCTACGAGACGACCGTGCCGGTGACCGCCGAGGAACTGCTGCCGCTGGTCCGCGCCGTGGTCCGGTCCACCCGGCACACCCTGGTCGTCGGCGACCTGCCGTTCGGCTCGTACGAGGAGGGCCCCACGCAGGCGCTGCGCACCGCGGTCCGGTTCATGAAGGAGGGCGGCTGCCACGCGGTGAAACTGGAGGGCGGCCGGCGGTGCGCCGCGCAGATCGCCGCGATCAGCGGCGCCGGGATACCGGTGATGGCGCACGTCGGCTTCACGCCGCAGCGCGAGCACGCCATCGGCGGCTACCGGGTGCAGGGTCGGGGCGACGCGGCCGAGGAGGTGATCGCGGACGCCCGCGCCGTGGCCGAGGCCGGCGCGTTCGCCGTGGTGCTGGAGATGGTCCCCGGCGAGGTGGCCAAGCGGATCACCGCGCAACTGCCGATCCCGACCGTGGGCATCGGGGCGGGTCCGGACACCGACGCGCAGGTGCTGGTCTGGCAGGACATGGCCGGCCTGCGGTCGGGCCGGATGCCGCGGTTCGTGAAGCGCTACGCCGACCTCGCGGGCGCGCTCACCGAGGCGACCCGGCAGTTCGCCAGCGAGGTCCGGGACGGCCAGTTCCCGGCCGCCGAGCACACCTTCTGA
- a CDS encoding M48 family metalloprotease, translating into MSLGSATPWCGHCEWNLDRYDEASTDPEFGWVWVDRRLRGIAYRLSRRQYAELAAAAGGRSRYGAARIVLVVASVLLLGAFAALVAASCWLLWRYPLLSLYTVLAALGLATAVLMRPRLGRLHPLARVVDADRAPELHRLIREVADVVGVPPPHVVAVDESFSAYTSAVGPRRRRVLCLGLPLWAALAPQERVALLGHELGHFANGDIRRGLLTQPAFTMLGHAAQILSPVSTHNPGGGLIGLLTDLVSRVVLWTLSRLVLAGHLLLLWVGLRDGQRAEYRADELASVAAGSTAAVGLMDTLVGMDVVQMMVCREARAGLGPADWRAVVANTRVESAAQLPLRRQLSIRRDVSLFASHPPSGLRARLVEARPHRDPRIVLTEDRAARIDAELAAEFAAVRRELAVVG; encoded by the coding sequence GTGTCGCTCGGCAGCGCGACGCCCTGGTGCGGACACTGCGAATGGAACCTCGACCGGTACGACGAAGCCAGCACCGATCCGGAGTTCGGCTGGGTCTGGGTCGACCGGCGACTGCGGGGCATCGCGTACCGGCTGAGCCGCCGGCAGTACGCCGAGCTGGCCGCGGCGGCCGGCGGCCGGTCCCGGTACGGCGCGGCCCGGATCGTCCTGGTGGTCGCCTCGGTGCTGCTGCTCGGCGCCTTCGCCGCGCTCGTCGCCGCCTCCTGCTGGCTGCTCTGGCGCTACCCGCTGCTGTCGCTGTACACCGTGCTGGCCGCCCTCGGGCTGGCCACCGCCGTGCTGATGCGGCCCCGGCTGGGCCGGCTGCACCCGCTGGCCCGGGTCGTGGACGCCGACCGGGCGCCCGAGCTGCACCGGCTCATCCGGGAGGTGGCGGACGTGGTGGGCGTGCCCCCGCCGCACGTCGTGGCCGTCGACGAGAGCTTCTCGGCGTACACCAGCGCGGTGGGGCCGCGCCGGCGCCGGGTGCTCTGCCTGGGGCTGCCGCTGTGGGCGGCGCTGGCACCGCAGGAGCGCGTCGCGCTGCTCGGTCACGAACTGGGCCACTTCGCCAACGGCGACATCCGGCGCGGGCTGCTCACCCAGCCGGCGTTCACGATGCTCGGCCACGCCGCCCAGATCCTCAGCCCGGTGTCCACGCACAACCCGGGCGGCGGGCTGATCGGCCTCCTCACCGACCTGGTCTCCCGGGTCGTGCTCTGGACGCTGTCCCGGCTGGTGCTCGCCGGCCACCTGCTGCTGCTCTGGGTGGGGCTGCGGGACGGCCAGCGGGCCGAGTACCGCGCGGACGAGCTGGCCAGCGTCGCCGCCGGCAGCACCGCCGCGGTCGGCCTGATGGACACCCTGGTCGGGATGGACGTCGTGCAGATGATGGTGTGCCGGGAGGCGCGGGCCGGTCTGGGTCCGGCGGACTGGCGTGCCGTGGTGGCCAACACCCGGGTCGAGAGCGCCGCCCAGCTCCCGCTGCGGCGCCAGTTGTCGATCCGGCGGGACGTGTCGCTGTTCGCCAGCCACCCGCCGTCCGGGCTGCGCGCCCGGCTCGTCGAGGCCCGGCCGCACCGGGACCCGCGGATCGTGCTGACCGAGGACCGGGCGGCGCGGATCGACGCCGAACTGGCCGCGGAGTTCGCGGCGGTCCGCCGCGAACTCGCCGTCGTCGGCTGA
- a CDS encoding LD-carboxypeptidase: MLVSPSGPTRPERVARGVELLTGWGLRPLLAPHAYARHGYLAGTDELRAADLNTAFADPEIRGVLCTRGGYGAQRVVDAIDMAAVRRDPKVVAGFSDITALQFALWRGARLASVHGPGAAWLDERTPLTSAESLHAALMSTEPVSVVRSAEEETARLVVPGVATGPLLGGNLCLITASLGTPDMPDLTGAILLIEEVEEQPYKVDRMLTHLRRAGALDGVAGVAVGQFTRCADDWPVTVVDVLAERLGDLGVPVLGGLPVGHGVGQLTVPVGTPATLDAVTGTLTVTAAVR, encoded by the coding sequence ATGCTGGTCTCCCCCTCCGGCCCGACCCGGCCGGAGCGGGTCGCCCGGGGCGTCGAGCTGCTCACCGGCTGGGGGCTGCGGCCGCTGCTGGCACCGCACGCGTACGCCCGGCACGGGTACCTGGCCGGCACGGACGAGCTGCGGGCCGCGGACCTGAACACGGCGTTCGCCGATCCGGAGATCCGGGGGGTGCTGTGCACCCGGGGCGGCTACGGGGCGCAGCGGGTGGTCGACGCGATCGACATGGCCGCGGTACGCCGGGACCCGAAGGTGGTCGCCGGCTTCTCCGACATCACGGCGCTCCAGTTCGCGCTCTGGCGGGGTGCCCGGCTCGCCTCCGTACACGGGCCGGGCGCGGCCTGGCTGGACGAGCGCACCCCGCTGACCTCGGCGGAGTCGCTGCACGCCGCGCTGATGAGCACCGAACCGGTCTCCGTGGTCCGCTCCGCCGAGGAGGAAACCGCCCGGCTCGTGGTGCCGGGCGTGGCCACCGGCCCGCTGCTGGGCGGCAACCTGTGCCTGATCACCGCCTCGCTGGGCACCCCGGACATGCCCGATCTCACCGGGGCCATCCTGTTGATCGAGGAGGTGGAGGAGCAGCCGTACAAGGTCGACCGGATGCTCACCCACCTGCGCCGGGCGGGCGCGTTGGACGGCGTGGCCGGGGTGGCGGTGGGGCAGTTCACCCGGTGCGCGGACGACTGGCCGGTGACCGTGGTCGACGTGCTGGCCGAACGGCTGGGTGATCTCGGTGTGCCGGTGCTCGGCGGGTTGCCCGTGGGGCACGGCGTGGGCCAACTCACGGTCCCGGTGGGTACGCCCGCCACCCTCGACGCGGTGACCGGCACCCTGACGGTGACCGCCGCCGTCCGGTGA
- the glnA gene encoding type I glutamate--ammonia ligase has translation MDRQQEFVLRTLEERDIRFVRLWFTDVLGTLKSVSVAPAELEAAFDEGIGFDGSAIEGFARVFESDMIAMPDPTTFQVFPFEGGVSGESARMFCDILLPDGSPSWADPRHVLRRALSRAAEKGFTFYTHPEIEFFLLEDGIADGSVPVPVDTGGYFEHTTHAVARDFRRQAVLALERIGISVEFSHHEVAPGQQEIDLRYADALATADNIMTFRHVVKEVALSTGVHASFMPKPFTDQPGNGMHTHLSLFEGERNAFHDAGDPMKLSKVARAFIAGLLRHAREYTAVTNQWVNSYKRLFPLTLPDRITESPAYVCWGHLNRSALVRVPAYGKPTSARVEVRSIDSATNPYLAFAVLLGAGLKGIEEGYDLPPGAEDDVWSLSNAERKAMGYEALPENLAEAIDVMAGSELVAEVLGEHVFDYFLRNKRAEWEEYRREVTPYERRRYLSL, from the coding sequence GTGGACCGTCAGCAGGAGTTCGTGCTTCGTACGCTGGAGGAGCGCGACATCCGTTTTGTCCGGTTGTGGTTCACCGACGTGCTGGGCACGCTCAAGAGCGTCTCGGTGGCGCCGGCCGAGCTGGAGGCCGCCTTCGACGAGGGCATCGGCTTCGACGGATCGGCGATCGAGGGCTTCGCCCGGGTCTTCGAGTCCGACATGATCGCCATGCCCGACCCCACGACCTTCCAGGTCTTCCCGTTCGAGGGCGGGGTCAGCGGGGAGAGCGCGCGGATGTTCTGCGACATCCTGCTGCCGGACGGCTCCCCGTCCTGGGCCGACCCCCGGCACGTGCTGCGCCGCGCGCTGTCCCGGGCCGCCGAGAAGGGCTTCACCTTCTACACCCATCCGGAGATCGAGTTCTTCCTGCTGGAGGACGGGATCGCCGACGGCTCGGTGCCGGTCCCGGTGGACACCGGCGGCTACTTCGAGCACACCACCCACGCGGTCGCCCGGGACTTCCGCCGGCAGGCGGTGCTCGCGCTGGAACGGATCGGCATCTCGGTGGAGTTCAGCCATCACGAGGTGGCCCCCGGCCAGCAGGAGATCGACCTGCGCTACGCCGACGCGCTGGCCACCGCCGACAACATCATGACCTTCCGGCACGTGGTCAAGGAGGTCGCGCTCTCCACCGGCGTGCACGCCAGCTTCATGCCCAAGCCGTTCACCGACCAGCCCGGCAACGGCATGCACACCCACCTGTCGCTGTTCGAGGGGGAGCGGAACGCCTTCCACGACGCCGGCGACCCGATGAAGCTGTCCAAGGTCGCCCGCGCGTTCATCGCCGGGCTGCTGCGGCACGCCCGGGAGTACACCGCGGTCACCAACCAGTGGGTCAACTCCTACAAGCGGCTGTTCCCGCTGACCCTGCCGGACCGGATCACCGAGTCCCCGGCGTACGTCTGCTGGGGGCACCTCAACCGGTCCGCGCTGGTGCGGGTGCCCGCGTACGGCAAGCCCACCTCGGCCCGGGTGGAGGTCCGCTCGATCGACTCGGCCACCAACCCGTACCTGGCGTTCGCGGTGCTGCTCGGCGCCGGCCTGAAGGGCATCGAGGAGGGCTACGACCTGCCGCCGGGCGCCGAGGACGACGTGTGGTCGCTGTCCAACGCCGAGCGCAAGGCCATGGGGTACGAGGCACTGCCGGAGAACCTCGCCGAGGCGATCGACGTGATGGCCGGCTCCGAACTGGTCGCCGAGGTGCTCGGGGAGCATGTCTTCGACTACTTCCTCCGCAACAAGCGGGCGGAGTGGGAGGAGTACCGCCGCGAGGTCACCCCGTACGAGCGGCGCCGCTACCTCTCGCTGTAG
- a CDS encoding NACHT domain-containing NTPase — protein sequence MSDTLSYADAVRLLGGGENRWVDLIDRMAGGAVLSAAIPVPGLADANVGLVGLGRELLRAVAERRSGLSRYDRTRRLEAAHAVIAVTAYFEALAEVGPPDLLSELDVVRSEQLALAGARPTDPRSTLEAMFALPVPVPGPALPYPRLRGELRTFYTELAGRLTLFTADLREGTAPPWHAIDPLNRAIELGLDRHRELLTRLAGDFPEVGFWIGLHEQEATRAEVRALGTGLAELRAELDRISTGAGPDARRAALATAYTAELDRPIAASGDVPAGLRLPTLGGAYVPPLFRVAELGVAARPAEEEWWADRPLRGDLAEFLVGQLTSPGAVRAPLLVLGQPGSGKSVLTKILAARLPAADFLAVRVVLRDVPAAADLQEQLEHAIRDATGDRPDWPALASAAGDALPVVLLDGFDELLQATGVSQTDYLTRVAEFQRRESVQGRPVAVLVTSRTSVADRARPPAGALALRLEPFDPARVQRWLDTWNETNAGLPGFTPLPAEVALRHRELAEQPLLLLMLALYDAGGGDLRAAGDLRHAELYERLLDNFARREVVKQRELTGRELDRAVEDELRRLSVVAFAMFNRRAQWSTEDALEADLAALPFDGAAVVARDDRRTPLRAAEIVLGRFFFVHRSQASRDADRPIAYEFLHATFGEYLVARLTWQVVENLVAVDRAASLAPGGPRVDDDLLYALLSHAVLTSRAPVVGFLAERLSILDDELRAGWADLLVRLFRTVNHRTGPRALDGYRPLPLPVPARYAAYAANLLVLAVCAAGEITGSRLYPEADDPVPDWHAQALLWRSQLHPEEWSSLVAALELGRRADGQVRDVALRLDSGAAAPPIDLTWTYSWPGDGELLELASSKASGQPAAVLRRKTYFECGINGDVLQHALDPLVEAAPWALTRYVSTIGRGAETAHSVAWILLAAMLGPVTGQPLVELRSVRQYLDLGLDDAADDPSGSEAPEQSRLRLLGLLLDRLSADASGPVAVAVDLLDQAVPLLNPVHDLAEPVLRCCLAFLGRGDRNEDRAIADVVARAIGQAGQSRLWTGELALEARVRLHELGVRTLPIAPQHVEALTALHQRRRPDLLVRMRPLIQPAD from the coding sequence GTGTCCGACACGCTCAGCTACGCCGACGCCGTCCGCCTGCTCGGCGGCGGCGAGAACCGATGGGTCGACCTGATCGACCGGATGGCCGGGGGAGCGGTGCTGTCCGCCGCGATCCCGGTCCCCGGGCTGGCCGACGCCAACGTCGGCCTGGTGGGCCTCGGCCGGGAGCTGTTGCGCGCGGTCGCCGAGCGCCGGTCCGGGCTGTCCCGGTACGACCGCACCCGCCGGCTGGAGGCCGCGCACGCGGTGATCGCGGTGACCGCGTACTTCGAGGCGCTGGCCGAGGTCGGGCCGCCGGACCTGCTGTCCGAACTGGACGTCGTCCGGTCCGAGCAGCTCGCCCTGGCCGGCGCCCGGCCGACCGACCCACGCTCCACACTGGAGGCGATGTTCGCGCTGCCGGTCCCGGTGCCCGGACCCGCGCTGCCGTATCCGCGGCTGCGCGGCGAGCTCCGCACGTTCTACACGGAACTCGCCGGCCGCCTCACGCTGTTCACCGCCGACCTGCGCGAGGGCACGGCACCGCCCTGGCATGCCATCGACCCGCTGAACCGGGCGATCGAGCTGGGCCTGGACCGGCACCGGGAACTGCTGACCCGGCTGGCCGGCGACTTCCCCGAGGTGGGCTTCTGGATCGGGCTGCACGAGCAGGAGGCCACCCGGGCGGAGGTCCGGGCCCTGGGCACCGGGCTGGCCGAGCTGCGCGCCGAGCTGGACCGGATCAGCACCGGCGCCGGCCCGGACGCCCGGCGGGCCGCGCTGGCCACGGCGTACACGGCCGAACTGGACCGACCGATCGCGGCCTCCGGCGACGTACCGGCGGGGTTGCGCCTGCCCACCCTCGGCGGCGCGTACGTGCCGCCGCTGTTCCGGGTCGCGGAGCTGGGCGTGGCCGCCCGCCCGGCCGAGGAGGAATGGTGGGCCGACCGGCCGCTGCGCGGCGATCTGGCGGAGTTCCTGGTCGGCCAGCTCACCTCGCCGGGCGCGGTCCGGGCGCCGCTGCTGGTGCTCGGCCAGCCCGGTTCCGGCAAGTCGGTGCTCACCAAGATCCTCGCGGCCCGGTTGCCGGCCGCGGACTTCCTGGCGGTCCGGGTGGTGCTGCGGGACGTGCCGGCCGCGGCCGACCTGCAGGAGCAGCTTGAACACGCGATCCGGGACGCCACCGGGGACCGGCCGGACTGGCCGGCGCTGGCCAGCGCCGCCGGCGACGCGCTGCCGGTGGTGCTGCTGGACGGCTTCGACGAACTGCTCCAGGCGACCGGGGTGAGCCAGACCGACTACCTGACCCGGGTGGCCGAGTTCCAGCGCCGGGAGAGCGTCCAGGGCCGGCCGGTGGCGGTGCTGGTGACCAGCCGGACCAGCGTGGCCGACAGGGCGCGGCCACCGGCCGGCGCGCTGGCGCTGCGGCTGGAACCGTTCGACCCGGCCAGGGTGCAGCGCTGGCTGGACACCTGGAACGAGACCAACGCCGGGCTGCCCGGCTTCACGCCGCTGCCCGCCGAGGTCGCGCTGCGGCACCGGGAACTGGCCGAGCAGCCGCTGCTGCTGCTCATGCTCGCGCTCTACGACGCGGGCGGCGGGGACCTGCGGGCGGCCGGCGACCTGCGGCACGCCGAACTGTACGAGCGGCTGCTGGACAACTTCGCCCGCCGGGAGGTGGTCAAGCAGCGGGAACTGACCGGCCGGGAGCTGGACCGGGCGGTCGAGGACGAACTGCGCCGGCTGTCGGTGGTGGCGTTCGCCATGTTCAACCGGCGGGCGCAGTGGAGCACCGAGGACGCCCTGGAGGCCGACCTCGCGGCGCTGCCGTTCGACGGCGCGGCCGTGGTGGCCCGCGACGACCGGCGTACGCCGCTGCGGGCCGCCGAGATCGTGCTCGGCCGGTTCTTCTTCGTGCACCGGTCCCAGGCATCCCGGGACGCCGACCGGCCCATCGCGTACGAGTTCCTGCACGCCACCTTCGGCGAATACCTGGTGGCCCGGCTGACCTGGCAGGTGGTGGAAAACCTGGTCGCCGTCGACCGGGCGGCCAGCCTCGCCCCGGGCGGCCCGCGGGTCGACGACGACCTGCTGTACGCGTTGCTGTCGCACGCGGTGCTCACCAGCCGGGCACCGGTGGTCGGCTTCCTCGCCGAGCGGCTGTCCATCCTGGACGACGAACTCCGCGCCGGCTGGGCGGACCTGCTGGTCCGGCTGTTCCGCACGGTCAACCACCGGACCGGGCCGCGCGCCCTCGACGGATACCGGCCGCTTCCGCTCCCGGTCCCCGCCCGGTACGCCGCGTACGCCGCGAACCTGCTGGTGCTGGCGGTCTGCGCGGCCGGCGAGATCACCGGCAGCCGGCTCTACCCGGAGGCGGACGACCCGGTGCCGGACTGGCACGCCCAGGCCCTGCTGTGGCGCTCCCAACTGCATCCCGAGGAGTGGAGCAGCCTGGTGGCGGCGCTGGAACTGGGCCGCCGGGCGGACGGGCAGGTCCGGGACGTGGCGCTGCGGCTGGACTCGGGCGCCGCCGCGCCGCCGATCGACCTCACCTGGACCTACTCCTGGCCGGGCGACGGCGAACTGCTCGAACTGGCCTCCTCGAAGGCGTCCGGCCAGCCGGCGGCCGTGCTGCGCCGCAAGACCTACTTCGAGTGCGGCATCAACGGCGACGTGCTCCAGCACGCGCTGGACCCGCTGGTCGAGGCGGCCCCCTGGGCGCTCACCAGATACGTCTCCACAATCGGCCGTGGCGCCGAGACCGCCCACTCGGTGGCCTGGATCCTGCTGGCCGCCATGCTGGGACCGGTCACCGGGCAGCCGCTGGTGGAACTGCGCAGCGTCCGGCAGTATCTGGACCTCGGCCTCGACGATGCGGCGGACGATCCGTCCGGTTCGGAGGCGCCGGAGCAGTCCCGGCTGCGGCTGCTCGGCCTGCTGCTCGACCGGCTGAGCGCCGACGCCAGCGGGCCGGTGGCGGTGGCGGTCGACCTGCTCGACCAGGCCGTTCCGCTGCTGAATCCCGTCCACGACCTGGCCGAGCCGGTGCTGCGGTGCTGCCTGGCGTTCCTCGGCCGGGGCGACCGGAACGAGGACCGGGCCATCGCCGACGTCGTGGCGCGGGCGATCGGTCAGGCCGGTCAGTCGCGGCTCTGGACCGGGGAACTGGCCCTGGAGGCGCGGGTGCGGCTGCACGAACTGGGCGTGCGGACGCTGCCGATCGCGCCGCAGCATGTGGAGGCACTGACCGCGCTGCACCAGCGGCGGCGCCCGGACCTGCTGGTGCGGATGCGGCCGCTGATCCAACCGGCCGACTGA
- the npdG gene encoding NADPH-dependent F420 reductase: MAYDASSFPDVTGLTLAIIGGTGDQGRGLAYRFVRAGQRVLIGSRSAERAGQAAAEIAALPGLPAGTEVAGMANADAAAGADVVIIAVPWDGHGDTVAQLREPLAGKIVIDCVNPLGFDKHGPYPLPVPEGSAVQQAAALLPESRVCAAFNHVSAPLLADPEVDRIDLDVLICTEDREVAGVVAALAARIEGMRGIYAGRLRNAHQIEAFTANLIAINRRYKTHAGIRVTDL, from the coding sequence ATGGCATACGACGCGAGTTCGTTCCCCGACGTCACCGGACTGACCCTGGCCATCATCGGCGGCACCGGTGACCAGGGGCGTGGGCTGGCGTACCGGTTCGTCCGGGCCGGGCAGCGGGTGCTGATCGGTTCCCGGTCGGCCGAGCGGGCCGGCCAGGCCGCCGCCGAGATCGCCGCGCTGCCCGGCCTGCCGGCCGGGACCGAGGTGGCCGGCATGGCGAACGCGGACGCGGCGGCCGGCGCCGACGTGGTCATCATCGCCGTGCCGTGGGACGGGCACGGCGACACCGTGGCGCAGCTCCGCGAGCCGCTGGCCGGCAAGATCGTCATCGACTGCGTCAACCCGCTCGGCTTCGACAAGCACGGGCCGTACCCGCTGCCGGTGCCCGAGGGGAGCGCGGTGCAGCAGGCCGCGGCGCTGCTGCCGGAGTCGCGGGTGTGCGCGGCGTTCAACCACGTCAGCGCGCCGCTGCTGGCCGATCCCGAGGTCGACCGGATCGACCTGGACGTGCTGATCTGCACCGAGGACCGGGAAGTGGCCGGCGTGGTGGCCGCGCTGGCGGCCCGGATCGAGGGCATGCGGGGCATCTACGCGGGGCGGCTGCGCAACGCCCACCAGATCGAGGCGTTCACGGCGAACCTCATCGCGATCAACCGGCGCTACAAGACGCACGCCGGGATCCGGGTGACCGACCTCTGA